One Actinospica robiniae DSM 44927 genomic region harbors:
- a CDS encoding F0F1 ATP synthase subunit delta encodes MRGASGESLAAAREALAALTSVPTTDVTALSDDLAAIAGLFGREISLRRLLTDPARSGDQRAALATELLTGKVGGGAVDLVAGVVRSRWSQPRDLAEAIDELAVEAELALAERAGSLDAVEDDLFRFGRILASEPELANGLSERTPSVQRTGLVDSLLAGKASPSALRLIHRVVANQRGESVLTGVERLGAIAAAHRERITALVTAVVPLTEAQRERLTAILARSYGKQVRLNVELDPSLIGGMTIRIGDDIIDGSLATRLAEASRGFAA; translated from the coding sequence ATGCGTGGCGCTAGTGGGGAGTCGCTCGCCGCGGCGCGCGAGGCCCTGGCGGCGTTGACCTCGGTCCCCACGACCGACGTCACCGCGCTCTCGGACGACCTGGCCGCGATCGCCGGCCTGTTCGGTCGGGAGATCTCGCTGCGCCGGCTGCTGACCGACCCGGCCCGTTCGGGCGACCAGCGCGCGGCGCTGGCGACCGAGCTGCTCACCGGCAAGGTCGGCGGGGGTGCGGTGGACCTGGTCGCGGGCGTGGTCCGCAGCCGCTGGTCCCAGCCGCGCGACCTGGCCGAGGCGATCGACGAGCTGGCCGTGGAGGCCGAGCTCGCCCTCGCGGAGCGCGCCGGCAGCCTCGACGCGGTCGAGGACGACCTGTTCCGCTTCGGGCGCATCCTCGCCTCCGAGCCGGAACTGGCCAACGGCCTGAGCGAGCGGACCCCGTCGGTGCAGCGCACCGGACTGGTCGACTCGCTGCTCGCGGGCAAGGCCAGCCCCTCGGCGCTGCGGCTGATCCACCGGGTGGTGGCCAACCAGCGCGGCGAGTCGGTGCTGACCGGCGTCGAGCGGCTCGGCGCCATCGCGGCGGCGCACCGCGAGCGGATCACGGCCCTGGTCACCGCGGTCGTCCCGCTCACCGAGGCCCAGCGCGAACGGCTCACCGCCATCCTCGCGCGCAGTTACGGCAAGCAGGTCCGGCTGAACGTCGAGCTCGACCCGTCCCTGATCGGCGGAATGACGATCCGGATCGGCGACGACATCATCGACGGCTCGCTGGCCACCCGGCTCGCCGAAGCCTCCCGTGGCTTCGCGGCCTGA
- a CDS encoding F0F1 ATP synthase subunit B: MTPVTYLADSSVNISNPILPELPELIIGIIAFAIVFYFLYTKALPNIRKTLDERSEAIEGGLHKAELAQAEAAQVKADAQAQMAELRHSTADIRAKAQADGAALVEQARTEANVQKEAIIASAHTQLEADRNSAVNVLKADLGKLATELADKIVGERAQDAALQERIVDRFLDELDAKLGAAQKVG, encoded by the coding sequence GTGACCCCCGTCACGTACCTGGCCGACAGCTCGGTCAACATCTCCAATCCGATCCTCCCGGAGCTCCCCGAGCTGATCATCGGCATCATCGCCTTCGCGATCGTGTTCTACTTCCTGTACACGAAGGCACTGCCGAACATCCGCAAGACCCTGGACGAGCGGTCCGAGGCCATCGAGGGCGGTCTGCACAAGGCCGAGCTCGCCCAGGCCGAGGCCGCGCAGGTGAAGGCCGACGCTCAGGCTCAGATGGCCGAGCTGCGCCACTCCACCGCGGACATCCGGGCCAAGGCGCAGGCCGACGGCGCGGCGCTGGTGGAGCAGGCCCGCACCGAGGCCAACGTGCAGAAGGAGGCCATCATCGCCTCCGCGCACACCCAGCTCGAGGCCGACCGCAACAGCGCGGTCAACGTGCTCAAGGCCGACCTCGGCAAGCTGGCGACCGAGCTGGCCGACAAGATCGTCGGCGAGCGGGCGCAGGACGCCGCTCTGCAGGAGCGGATCGTCGACCGGTTCCTGGACGAGCTCGACGCCAAGCTGGGCGCGGCCCAGAAGGTGGGCTGA
- a CDS encoding F0F1 ATP synthase subunit gamma encodes MGAQLRVYRRRISSVSATKKITRAQELIATARIVKAQQRVAASTPYAREITRAVSAVASHSNAKHPLIGERPRLRRAAIVLITADRGFAGAYNSAAIKQAEQLAALLQDEGKEVVRYVIGRKGASYYRFRGIELAGAWSGFSDNPQYGNAAEVADAVIADFEKGGEDGGVDELHVVSTEFVSMLTQNATAGRFLPLEIEESTAPPQGGAFPLYEFEPDPAEVLDRLLPHYIKARLFNALLQSAASEHAARRRAMKSATDNASDLIRQLTRLANSARQAEITQEISEIVGGANALADANAGSE; translated from the coding sequence GTGGGAGCCCAACTCCGTGTCTACCGGCGGCGCATTTCGTCCGTCAGCGCCACGAAGAAGATCACCCGCGCGCAGGAGCTGATCGCGACCGCGCGCATCGTCAAGGCGCAGCAGCGCGTGGCGGCGTCGACCCCGTACGCCCGGGAGATCACCCGGGCGGTGTCGGCGGTGGCCTCGCACTCCAACGCCAAGCACCCGCTGATCGGCGAGCGGCCGCGGCTGCGGCGCGCGGCCATCGTGCTCATCACCGCGGACCGCGGTTTCGCCGGCGCCTACAACAGCGCCGCGATCAAGCAGGCCGAGCAGCTCGCGGCCCTGCTGCAGGACGAGGGCAAGGAAGTCGTCCGGTACGTCATCGGCCGCAAGGGCGCGTCGTACTACCGCTTCCGGGGTATCGAACTGGCTGGGGCGTGGTCCGGTTTCTCGGACAACCCGCAGTACGGCAACGCGGCCGAGGTCGCGGACGCCGTGATCGCCGACTTCGAGAAGGGCGGCGAGGACGGCGGGGTGGACGAGCTGCACGTGGTGTCCACCGAATTCGTCTCGATGCTCACCCAGAACGCCACCGCCGGCCGGTTCCTGCCGCTGGAGATCGAGGAGTCGACCGCGCCCCCGCAGGGCGGCGCCTTCCCGCTCTACGAGTTCGAGCCGGATCCCGCCGAGGTGCTCGACCGGCTGCTGCCGCACTACATCAAGGCGCGCCTGTTCAACGCCCTGCTGCAGTCGGCGGCCTCCGAGCACGCCGCGCGGCGCCGGGCCATGAAGTCGGCCACGGACAACGCCTCGGACCTCATCCGCCAGCTCACCCGGCTGGCGAACTCGGCCCGACAGGCCGAGATCACCCAGGAAATCAGCGAGATCGTCGGTGGCGCCAACGCCCTCGCCGACGCGAACGCAGGGAGTGAATAG
- the atpE gene encoding ATP synthase F0 subunit C — MSAVVDLAASTGVTGSLGAVAYGLAAIGPGVGIGLIFGHGVEAMARQPELRGMIQTNMYIGFALTEALALLGIVMPFVFGK; from the coding sequence ATGTCCGCTGTTGTTGACCTCGCTGCTTCCACCGGCGTCACCGGCTCCCTCGGCGCCGTCGCCTACGGCCTGGCCGCCATCGGCCCGGGCGTCGGCATCGGCCTCATCTTCGGCCACGGCGTCGAGGCGATGGCCCGTCAGCCCGAGCTGCGCGGCATGATCCAGACCAACATGTACATCGGCTTCGCGCTGACCGAGGCGCTCGCGCTGCTCGGCATCGTCATGCCGTTCGTCTTCGGCAAGTAA
- a CDS encoding MraY family glycosyltransferase codes for MREYLVVLTIAWITTYLTTGLVRVGAVRFGAAPAVRERDVHTTPIPRLGGVGMFIGMLVALLAAAHLPMMETWVFQGTPTVHALLIGSSILIAIGIVDDRWGVDAFIKLAGQTLAASIMVEMGIQLTWISIPGVGIISLEPNLAVTVSVVLIVGMINAVNFVDGLDGLASGMVAIAASTFFVYAYRLQTGAYNVSTIVPAAMVTIVLIGMCLGFLCHNWSPARIFMGDSGSMLLGMMLAVITILEFGQIDPDQLKVMIGSQTGATYKTVPAFLPLVLPFCAVALPIADTVMAVVRRTKAGRSPFSADAEHMHHRLLQIGHSRRRAVLIMYFWSALISFTVFMVSVSSQSRPVVLAAMGLAFLGLVGLLLPRARKHFDDRAERKPGGRARHAAPGDAASDDEASRDLVNYSSAFEVGPRDPS; via the coding sequence ATGCGCGAGTACCTGGTCGTGCTGACCATCGCCTGGATCACCACCTACCTCACCACCGGCCTCGTCCGGGTCGGCGCGGTCCGCTTCGGCGCCGCGCCCGCGGTGCGCGAGCGCGACGTGCACACCACCCCGATCCCGCGCCTCGGCGGCGTGGGCATGTTCATCGGCATGCTGGTGGCGCTGCTGGCCGCGGCCCACCTGCCGATGATGGAGACCTGGGTCTTCCAGGGCACCCCGACCGTGCACGCGCTGCTGATCGGTTCGTCCATCCTGATCGCCATCGGCATCGTGGACGACCGCTGGGGCGTGGACGCCTTCATCAAGCTGGCCGGGCAGACCCTGGCCGCCTCGATCATGGTCGAGATGGGCATCCAGCTGACCTGGATCTCCATCCCCGGCGTGGGCATCATCAGCCTCGAGCCCAACCTGGCCGTGACCGTCTCGGTGGTCCTGATCGTCGGCATGATCAACGCGGTCAACTTCGTCGACGGGCTCGACGGCCTGGCCTCCGGCATGGTCGCGATCGCCGCGAGCACCTTCTTCGTCTACGCCTACCGGCTGCAGACCGGCGCCTACAACGTCAGCACGATCGTGCCGGCCGCGATGGTCACCATCGTGCTGATCGGGATGTGCCTCGGCTTCCTGTGCCACAACTGGTCCCCGGCCCGGATCTTCATGGGCGACTCCGGCTCGATGCTGCTGGGCATGATGCTGGCCGTCATCACCATCCTGGAGTTCGGCCAGATCGACCCGGACCAGCTCAAGGTGATGATCGGATCGCAGACCGGGGCGACCTACAAGACCGTGCCGGCCTTCCTGCCGCTGGTGCTGCCGTTCTGCGCGGTGGCCCTGCCGATCGCGGACACGGTGATGGCCGTGGTCCGGCGCACCAAGGCCGGGCGCTCGCCGTTCTCGGCCGACGCCGAGCACATGCACCACCGGCTGCTGCAGATCGGGCACTCCCGCCGTCGCGCGGTCCTGATCATGTACTTCTGGTCGGCCCTGATCTCCTTCACCGTCTTCATGGTCTCGGTCTCCTCGCAGTCGCGCCCGGTCGTGCTCGCCGCGATGGGCCTGGCCTTCCTCGGCCTGGTCGGACTGCTGCTGCCGCGGGCACGCAAGCACTTCGACGACCGGGCCGAGCGCAAGCCCGGCGGCCGCGCCCGACACGCCGCGCCGGGTGACGCCGCGTCGGATGACGAGGCCTCACGCGACCTGGTCAACTATTCATCAGCCTTCGAAGTCGGTCCTCGAGACCCGTCTTGA
- a CDS encoding transglycosylase family protein, whose translation MTKLAPKSFTRRAVATAALAGAAIAVPVVMASTASADSVNWTAIANCESGGDWSIDTGNGFYGGLQFSESTWLAYGGGQYAQYANDASESQQIAVAEKVLAGQGIGAWPVCGAYAGSSTTYSGTNTSGSGSSSSSSSADKSSGSNSSGSGSSSSSKSSSDSGSSSYQGKHRAKSSSASGSYTVKAGDTLSGIAQKEGVSDWHTLYQDNESVVGSNPDLIYPGQVLQLG comes from the coding sequence ATGACCAAGCTCGCCCCCAAGTCTTTCACCCGCCGCGCCGTGGCCACCGCCGCGCTCGCCGGCGCCGCGATCGCCGTGCCGGTCGTGATGGCCTCCACCGCCTCCGCCGACTCGGTCAACTGGACCGCCATCGCCAACTGCGAGTCCGGCGGCGACTGGTCCATCGACACCGGCAACGGGTTCTACGGCGGCCTGCAGTTCAGCGAGTCGACCTGGCTCGCCTACGGCGGCGGCCAGTACGCGCAGTACGCCAACGACGCCAGCGAGTCCCAGCAGATCGCCGTGGCCGAGAAGGTCCTGGCCGGCCAGGGCATCGGCGCGTGGCCGGTCTGCGGCGCGTACGCCGGCAGCTCGACCACCTACAGCGGTACCAACACCTCCGGTTCCGGCTCGTCCTCGTCCTCGTCCTCCGCGGACAAGAGCAGCGGCTCGAACTCGTCCGGCTCCGGCTCCTCGAGCTCGTCGAAGAGCTCGAGCGACTCCGGCTCCTCGAGCTACCAGGGCAAGCACCGCGCCAAGTCCTCGTCCGCCTCGGGCAGCTACACCGTCAAGGCCGGCGACACCCTCTCGGGCATCGCCCAGAAGGAGGGCGTCTCCGACTGGCACACGCTCTACCAGGACAACGAGTCCGTCGTGGGCTCGAACCCGGACCTGATCTACCCGGGCCAGGTGCTCCAGCTCGGCTGA
- the atpB gene encoding F0F1 ATP synthase subunit A — MSAAIASTVLLASGGDCSPTDAHAGSNCGFVPPSLGDFNFKPIFHLGSYGFYKPELLALICAGLVVLFFWSAFRSPRLVPRGVQNIGEVGYLFIRDQIARPMIGKTADRFVPFLVGLFFFIWCMNLMEIIPIAQQPVTAFIAFPASLMIMVYLTYWYQAIKHQGFFGFLKNVVPKGVPWPVMIILVPVEWLRVLIIQPFTLMIRLFANMFAGHLLLATFTLATWYLASATFSVIFAAGSAVMVVVLTAFEMVIQALQAYIFTMLTAQYIGEGVSAGH, encoded by the coding sequence GTGAGTGCGGCGATCGCGAGCACTGTGCTACTCGCCAGCGGCGGCGACTGTTCCCCCACGGACGCGCACGCCGGCAGCAACTGCGGCTTCGTGCCCCCGTCGCTCGGCGACTTCAACTTCAAGCCGATCTTCCACCTCGGCAGTTACGGTTTCTACAAGCCGGAACTGCTCGCGCTGATCTGCGCCGGCCTGGTCGTGCTCTTCTTCTGGAGCGCCTTCCGCAGCCCGCGGCTGGTGCCCAGGGGTGTGCAGAACATCGGCGAGGTGGGCTACCTGTTCATCCGCGACCAGATCGCCCGCCCGATGATCGGCAAGACCGCGGACCGGTTCGTACCGTTCCTGGTCGGCCTGTTCTTCTTCATCTGGTGCATGAACCTGATGGAGATCATCCCGATCGCGCAGCAGCCGGTGACCGCGTTCATCGCCTTCCCGGCCTCGCTGATGATCATGGTCTACCTGACCTACTGGTATCAGGCGATCAAGCACCAGGGCTTCTTCGGCTTCCTCAAGAACGTGGTGCCCAAGGGCGTGCCGTGGCCGGTCATGATCATCCTGGTGCCGGTCGAGTGGCTCCGGGTCCTGATCATCCAGCCGTTCACCCTGATGATCCGGCTGTTCGCGAACATGTTCGCCGGCCACCTGCTGCTGGCCACCTTCACTCTCGCCACCTGGTACCTGGCCAGCGCCACCTTCAGCGTGATCTTCGCGGCCGGCTCGGCCGTGATGGTCGTGGTCCTGACCGCGTTCGAGATGGTGATCCAGGCGCTGCAGGCCTACATCTTCACGATGCTCACCGCCCAGTACATCGGCGAGGGCGTCTCGGCCGGGCACTGA
- the glyA gene encoding serine hydroxymethyltransferase, which produces MAPVAAPTPASTRSASPFYGPDFADLIRTDPQIAGVILDEVERQRGTLQLIASENPTSPAVLAALGSVLSNKYAEGYPGRRYYGGCAEVDRAERLAVDRAKALFGAQHANVQPHSGASANLAVYAALLRPGDKILAMALPHGGHLTHGSPGNFSGTWFQSIGYPVREDDELIDYDRVRDLAKAHQPRLIVCGATAYPRLIDFAAFREIADEVGAYLLVDAAHIAGLVAGGAVPSPVPYADVVSLATHKTLRGPRGGAILCRAEFADAIDRAVFPFAQGGPLMHAVAAKAVAFGEAATDEFAAYTRQVVANARVLAEALAREGMRPVTGGTDTHLALLDLRGVHIAAGRGVSGREAEQRCERMRIVLNRNCVPYDTAKPMLSSGIRVGTAAVTTQGMREPEMRLIAGLIARAVRAPEPGVAEEVAALLERFPLYS; this is translated from the coding sequence ATGGCTCCCGTCGCTGCTCCCACTCCGGCCTCCACCCGGTCCGCCTCTCCCTTCTACGGCCCCGACTTCGCCGACCTCATCCGGACCGATCCGCAGATCGCGGGCGTGATCCTGGACGAGGTGGAACGCCAGCGGGGCACCCTGCAACTGATCGCCAGCGAGAACCCGACCTCGCCGGCGGTGCTCGCCGCCCTCGGCTCGGTCCTGTCCAACAAGTACGCCGAGGGCTACCCGGGCCGGCGCTACTACGGCGGCTGCGCCGAGGTCGACCGGGCCGAGCGGCTGGCCGTGGACCGCGCCAAGGCGCTGTTCGGCGCCCAGCACGCGAACGTGCAGCCGCACTCCGGCGCCTCGGCGAACCTGGCCGTGTACGCGGCGCTGCTGCGCCCCGGCGACAAGATCCTGGCGATGGCGCTGCCGCACGGCGGCCACCTGACCCACGGATCGCCGGGGAACTTCTCCGGCACCTGGTTCCAGTCCATCGGCTATCCCGTGCGCGAGGACGACGAGCTGATCGACTACGACCGCGTGCGCGATCTGGCGAAGGCGCACCAGCCGAGGCTGATCGTCTGCGGCGCCACGGCCTATCCGAGGCTGATCGACTTCGCCGCGTTCCGCGAGATCGCCGACGAGGTCGGCGCGTACCTGCTGGTCGACGCCGCGCACATCGCGGGCCTTGTGGCGGGCGGTGCGGTGCCCTCGCCGGTCCCGTACGCCGACGTGGTCAGCCTGGCCACGCACAAGACCCTGCGCGGCCCGCGCGGCGGCGCGATCCTGTGCCGGGCCGAGTTCGCCGACGCGATCGACCGGGCGGTCTTCCCGTTCGCCCAGGGCGGACCGCTGATGCACGCGGTCGCCGCCAAGGCGGTGGCCTTCGGCGAGGCGGCCACGGACGAGTTCGCCGCGTACACCCGGCAGGTCGTGGCCAACGCGCGGGTGCTCGCCGAGGCGCTCGCCCGCGAGGGCATGCGCCCGGTGACCGGCGGCACCGACACCCACCTCGCGTTGCTCGACCTGCGCGGCGTGCACATCGCGGCCGGGCGCGGGGTGAGCGGGCGCGAGGCCGAGCAGCGGTGCGAGCGGATGCGGATCGTGCTCAACCGCAACTGCGTGCCCTACGACACCGCCAAGCCGATGCTCTCCTCCGGGATCCGGGTGGGCACCGCCGCGGTGACCACCCAGGGCATGCGCGAGCCGGAGATGCGGCTCATCGCGGGTCTCATCGCCCGGGCCGTGCGGGCCCCGGAGCCCGGTGTGGCCGAGGAGGTGGCCGCTCTCCTCGAGCGCTTCCCGCTCTATTCGTGA
- the atpA gene encoding F0F1 ATP synthase subunit alpha — MAELTIRPEEIRDALERFVASYEPSAANVDEVGTVTEIGDGIAKVEGLPSAMTNELLKFEDGTLGIALNLDVREIGVVVMGDYSGIEEGQTVRRTGEILSTPVGDKFMGRVVDPLGNPIDGLGPIEAEGRRILELQAPSVMQRQSVSEPLQTGIKAIDSMTPIGRGQRQLIIGDRQTGKTAVCIDTILNQRANWESGDPDKQVRCIYVAVGQKGSTIAAVRQALEDNGALEYTTIVAAPASDPAGFKYLAPYTGSAIGQHWMYAGKHVLIVFDDLSKQAEAYRAMSLLLRRPPGREAYPGDVFYLHSRLLERCAKLSDEMGAGSMTGLPIVETKANDISAFIPTNVISITDGQCFLETDLFLSGVRPAVNVGTSVSRVGGSAQVKAMRQVSGSLRVELAQFRDLEAFAAFASDLDDASKAQLARGQRMVELLKQPQYSPYPVEDQVVSIWSGTSGELDEVPVQDVRRFESELLTYLKSSKPQILQSIAAKNEKLSSDTEGLLKAAVNEFKDSFEKADGSLLRGDVAVTPLDRADVGQETITRHAKG; from the coding sequence ATGGCGGAGCTTACGATCCGTCCGGAGGAGATCCGGGACGCGCTGGAGCGCTTCGTCGCCTCGTACGAGCCTTCGGCCGCCAACGTAGACGAGGTCGGTACGGTCACCGAGATCGGTGACGGCATCGCCAAGGTCGAGGGCCTGCCCTCGGCCATGACCAACGAGCTGCTGAAGTTCGAGGACGGCACCCTCGGCATCGCCCTGAACCTCGACGTGCGCGAGATCGGCGTCGTGGTCATGGGCGACTACAGCGGCATCGAGGAGGGGCAGACGGTCCGGCGGACCGGCGAGATCCTCTCCACCCCGGTCGGCGACAAGTTCATGGGCCGCGTGGTCGACCCGCTCGGCAACCCGATCGACGGCCTCGGCCCGATCGAGGCCGAGGGCCGGCGCATCCTGGAGCTGCAGGCGCCTTCCGTCATGCAGCGCCAGTCGGTCAGCGAGCCGCTGCAGACCGGCATCAAGGCCATCGACTCGATGACCCCGATCGGCCGCGGCCAGCGTCAGCTGATCATCGGCGACCGGCAGACCGGCAAGACCGCGGTCTGCATCGACACGATCCTCAACCAGCGCGCCAACTGGGAGTCGGGCGACCCCGACAAGCAGGTGCGCTGCATCTACGTCGCGGTCGGCCAGAAGGGCTCGACCATCGCGGCCGTGCGCCAGGCGCTGGAGGACAACGGCGCGCTGGAGTACACCACGATCGTCGCCGCCCCGGCGTCCGACCCGGCCGGCTTCAAGTACCTCGCCCCGTACACCGGCTCGGCCATCGGCCAGCACTGGATGTACGCCGGCAAGCACGTGCTGATCGTCTTCGACGACCTGTCCAAGCAGGCCGAGGCCTACCGCGCCATGTCCCTGCTGCTGCGCCGCCCGCCGGGCCGCGAGGCCTACCCCGGCGACGTCTTCTACCTGCACTCCCGCCTGCTCGAGCGCTGCGCGAAGCTCTCGGACGAGATGGGCGCGGGCTCGATGACCGGCCTGCCGATCGTGGAGACCAAGGCGAACGACATCTCCGCGTTCATCCCGACCAACGTCATCTCCATCACCGACGGCCAGTGCTTCCTGGAGACCGACCTGTTCCTCTCGGGCGTGCGCCCGGCCGTGAACGTCGGTACCTCGGTCTCCCGGGTCGGCGGCTCGGCGCAGGTCAAGGCGATGCGCCAGGTCTCCGGCTCGCTCCGGGTGGAGCTCGCCCAGTTCCGCGACCTGGAGGCCTTCGCGGCCTTCGCCTCGGACCTGGACGACGCCTCGAAGGCGCAGCTGGCCCGCGGTCAGCGGATGGTCGAGCTGCTCAAGCAGCCGCAGTACTCCCCGTACCCGGTCGAGGACCAGGTCGTCTCGATCTGGTCGGGCACCTCGGGCGAGCTCGACGAGGTCCCGGTGCAGGACGTGCGCCGGTTCGAGTCCGAGCTCCTCACCTACCTCAAGTCCTCGAAGCCGCAGATCCTGCAGTCCATCGCGGCCAAGAACGAGAAGCTCTCGAGCGACACCGAGGGCCTGCTCAAGGCGGCGGTGAACGAGTTCAAGGACTCGTTCGAGAAGGCGGACGGCTCGCTGCTGCGCGGCGATGTCGCGGTCACGCCGCTGGACCGGGCCGACGTGGGCCAGGAGACGATCACCCGTCACGCGAAGGGCTGA
- a CDS encoding L-threonylcarbamoyladenylate synthase, which yields MSRRYDCADPDQRATGLREAGATVRRGDLIVLPTDTVYGIGADAFSSSGIEALIAAKGRGRDMPVPVMVGAPSTLHGLVSRFSEKGWDLVDAFWPGALTIVARHQPSLQWDLGDARGTVALRMPLHPVAIELLTATGPLGVSSANKSGHAPATTASEAQDQFGTLVEIYLDGGQTVDSVPSTIVDLTGDAPRLLREGALTFDEIAKVASNLTR from the coding sequence GTGAGCCGCCGCTACGACTGCGCTGATCCGGATCAGCGCGCGACCGGCCTGCGCGAGGCCGGCGCGACCGTCCGCCGGGGCGATCTGATCGTGCTGCCGACCGACACCGTCTACGGGATCGGCGCGGACGCCTTCTCCAGCTCCGGCATCGAGGCGCTGATCGCGGCCAAGGGCCGGGGCCGGGACATGCCGGTCCCGGTGATGGTCGGCGCGCCGAGCACACTGCACGGCCTGGTCTCCCGGTTCTCGGAGAAGGGCTGGGACCTGGTCGACGCGTTCTGGCCGGGCGCGCTGACGATCGTGGCCCGACACCAGCCCTCGCTGCAGTGGGACCTCGGCGACGCCCGCGGCACGGTCGCGCTGCGGATGCCGCTGCACCCGGTCGCGATCGAGCTGCTGACGGCCACCGGCCCGCTCGGGGTCTCCTCGGCGAACAAGTCCGGCCACGCTCCGGCCACCACCGCATCCGAGGCGCAGGACCAGTTCGGCACTCTGGTGGAGATCTACCTCGACGGCGGTCAGACCGTCGACAGCGTCCCGTCCACGATCGTGGACCTGACCGGCGACGCGCCGCGGCTGCTGCGCGAGGGCGCGCTCACCTTCGACGAGATCGCCAAGGTCGCGAGCAACCTCACCCGCTGA
- the atpD gene encoding F0F1 ATP synthase subunit beta — translation MTTTTTTGVGRVARIIGPVVDVEFPVDAMPEIFNALTIDYDFMGETRTLTLEVAQHIGDNMIRAIAMKPTDGLVRGSEVKDSGAPISVPVGDITKGHVFDVTGNVLNLKEGEKFEVTERWPIHRKAPSFDKLDPKTEMFTTGIKVIDLLTPYVTGGKIGLFGGAGVGKTVLIQELIYRVAENFGGVSVFAGVGERTREGNDLIAEMTETGVIEKTALVYGQMDEPPGTRLRVALSALTMAEYFRDVQNQDVLLFIDNIFRFTQAGSEVSTLLGRMPSAVGYQPTLADEMGELQERITSTRGHSITSVQAIYVPADDITDPAPHTTFAHLDATTVLSRPITQKGIYPAVDPLDSTSRILDPRYVAKDHYETATRVKAILQKYKDLQDIIAILGIDELSEEDKLTVHRARRIERFLSQNTFVAKIFTGIDGSFVPLEETIAAFTAIADGKYDHVPEQAFFMCGGIEDLERKYKELSK, via the coding sequence ATGACGACCACGACCACGACCGGCGTCGGCCGCGTTGCGCGGATCATCGGTCCCGTTGTCGACGTGGAATTCCCCGTCGACGCGATGCCGGAGATCTTCAACGCTCTGACGATCGACTACGACTTCATGGGTGAGACCCGTACCCTCACCCTCGAGGTAGCCCAGCACATCGGCGACAACATGATCCGCGCGATCGCGATGAAGCCGACCGACGGCCTCGTGCGCGGCTCCGAGGTGAAGGACTCCGGCGCGCCGATCTCGGTGCCGGTGGGCGACATCACCAAGGGCCACGTCTTCGACGTGACCGGGAACGTGCTCAACCTCAAGGAGGGTGAGAAGTTCGAGGTCACCGAGCGCTGGCCGATCCACCGCAAGGCGCCGAGCTTCGACAAGCTCGACCCGAAGACCGAGATGTTCACCACCGGCATCAAGGTCATCGACCTGCTCACCCCGTACGTCACCGGCGGCAAGATCGGCCTGTTCGGCGGCGCGGGCGTGGGCAAGACGGTGCTCATCCAGGAGCTCATCTACCGCGTGGCCGAGAACTTCGGCGGCGTGTCGGTGTTCGCCGGCGTCGGCGAGCGCACCCGTGAGGGCAACGACCTGATCGCGGAGATGACCGAGACCGGTGTCATCGAGAAGACCGCGCTGGTCTACGGCCAGATGGACGAGCCCCCGGGCACCCGCCTGCGGGTGGCGCTCTCGGCGCTGACGATGGCGGAGTACTTCCGCGACGTGCAGAACCAGGACGTGCTGCTGTTCATCGACAACATCTTCCGCTTCACCCAGGCCGGCTCCGAGGTCTCCACGCTGCTCGGGCGCATGCCCTCCGCGGTGGGTTACCAGCCGACCCTGGCGGACGAGATGGGCGAGCTGCAGGAGCGGATCACCTCGACCCGCGGCCACTCGATCACCTCGGTGCAGGCGATCTACGTCCCCGCGGACGACATCACCGACCCGGCGCCGCACACCACCTTCGCGCACCTCGACGCGACCACGGTGCTCTCCCGGCCGATCACCCAGAAGGGCATCTACCCCGCGGTGGACCCCCTGGACTCGACCTCGCGCATCCTGGACCCGCGCTACGTCGCCAAGGACCACTACGAGACCGCGACCCGGGTCAAGGCGATCCTGCAGAAGTACAAGGACCTGCAGGACATCATCGCGATCCTCGGTATCGACGAGCTGTCCGAGGAGGACAAGCTCACGGTGCACCGCGCCCGCCGGATCGAGCGCTTCCTGTCGCAGAACACCTTCGTGGCGAAGATCTTCACCGGCATCGACGGCTCGTTCGTCCCGCTGGAGGAGACCATCGCGGCCTTCACCGCGATCGCCGACGGCAAGTACGACCACGTGCCGGAGCAGGCGTTCTTCATGTGCGGCGGCATCGAGGACCTCGAGCGCAAGTACAAGGAACTGAGCAAGTAG